One window of Perca flavescens isolate YP-PL-M2 chromosome 6, PFLA_1.0, whole genome shotgun sequence genomic DNA carries:
- the LOC114556782 gene encoding ectonucleotide pyrophosphatase/phosphodiesterase family member 7, whose product MYRYNKGLKTASFYFPGGAANYSGQAVDRVRVTDAGHPDDNETEWRQNIDAVMSWFADEDFDLVTLYYGEPDNVGHARGPDTPDRKRIIRQIDRTVGYLRDAIARHRLNENLNVIITSDHGMTTVKKRPQVDEIVLNKYLDLLKLASFEILDYGGFGILTPRPGREQEVFDALSRAPNLTVYRKHEIPESFRLAKSQRLPPIVVVADLGFNLNSRFIVYVNKGDHGYHNGEMDMKMIFRAFGPDFKKNFVSKPFDSIHIYPLMCKVLQIEPAPHNGSLVETQDLLLHSGGGSQRGRLSAALLLLITSTLL is encoded by the exons GGTCTGAAGACCGCCTCCTTCTACTTCCCCGGCGGCGCGGCTAACTACAGCGGCCAGGCGGTCGACCGCGTGCGCGTGACGGACGCCGGTCACCCGGACGACAACGAGACGGAGTGGCGGCAGAACATCGACGCGGTGATGAGCTGGTTCGCCGACGAAGACTTCGACCTGGTGACGCTGTACTACGGCGAGCCGGACAACGTGGGCCACGCCCGCGGGCCGGACACGCCCGACAGGAAGCGCATCATCCGGCAGATCGACCGCACCGTGGGCTACCTGCGGGACGCCATCGCACGGCACCGGCTCAACGAgaacctcaacgtcatcatCACCTCCGATCACGGCATGACCACCGTCAAGAAGCGCCCACAG GTGGACGAGATCGTCCTCAACAAGTACCTGGACTTACTGAAGCTCGCCAGCTTCGAGATCCTCGACTACGGCGGCTTCGGCATCCTGACCCCGCGGCCGGGCAGGGAGCAGGAAGTGTTCGATGCCCTGTCCCGCGCGCCCAACCTGACCGTGTACCGGAAACACGAGATCCCCGAGAGCTTCCGGCTCGCCAagagccagcgcctgccgcCCATCGTGGTGGTCGCCGATCTGGGCTTCAACCTGAACTCC AGATTCATCGTCTACGTGAACAAAGGCGACCACGGCTACCATAACGGAGAGATGGACATGAAGATGATCTTCAGGGCCTTCGGACCCGACTTCAAGAAGAACTTTGTGTCCAAGCCGTTCGACAGCATCCACATCTACCCTCTGATGTGTAAAGTGCTGCAGATCGAACCGGCGCCGCACAACGGGTCTCTGGTGGAGACCCAGGACCTGCTGCTGCACAGCG gAGGGGGGTCCCAGAGAGGCCGGCTGTCTGctgcgctgctgctgctcatcACGTCCACGCTGCTCTAA